The Fusarium keratoplasticum isolate Fu6.1 chromosome 8, whole genome shotgun sequence genome includes a region encoding these proteins:
- a CDS encoding Protein kinase domain-containing protein has translation MSSKSRWADTEEDARLDAKLKEEKRRKKAEKARKLEAEKQAQAAAARTSLDVDDDRPSKRRRITPEPGAGATEKQPPAKLLRFPAGGWSKCRSVENYEKLNDIEEGTYGWVARATDKATGKVVALKRLKLDPADRNGLPVTGLREIQILKDCQHRNIVSMVEVVVGDDVSRPDKYAPSPTVETSQLTNPPRSSLFLVLEFVEHDLKSILEDMPEPFLSSEVKRLLLQLTSGIAYLHDNWILHRDLKTSNLLLNNRGQLRIADFGMARYVGDPPPKLTQLVVTLWYRAPELLLGAKSYGAAVDMWSVGCIFGELLTREPLLQGKNEVDQVSRIFELCGVPTDESWPGFRRLPNARTLRLPKTAAASGSVVRARFPGLTSAGAGLLADLLSLDPGRRPTAREMLQHEYFRQDPKPKPESMFPTFPSKAGQERRRRQEPHAPVRGQAASLGDVDFTGIFQGRDREERGAGFQLRMV, from the coding sequence ATGTCAAGCAAGTCGCGGTGGGCAGACACCGAAGAAGACGCCCGTCTCgacgccaagctcaaggaagagaagcgaCGCAAAAAGGCAGAAAAGGCCCGCAAGctcgaggcagagaagcAAGCGCAGGCCGCAGCGGCTCGAACATcgctcgacgtcgacgatgaCCGGCCCTCGAAGCGACGGAGGATCACGCCCGAGCCCGGCGCTGGCGCCACCGAGAAACAACCCCCCGCGAAACTGCTGCGATTCCCTGCCGGTGGCTGGTCCAAGTGCAGGAGCGTCGAGAACTACGAGAAGCTGAATGATATCGAGGAGGGAACCTATGGGTGGGTTGCGCGGGCGACAGACAAGGCTACCGGCAAGGTTGTCGCGCTGAAGCGGTTGAAGCTGGATCCCGCAGACCGGAATGGCCTGCCGGTTACGGGACTGCGTGAGATCCAAATCTTGAAGGATTGCCAGCATCGCAACATTGTGTCCATGGTGGAGGTTGTCGTGGGAGACGATGTATCACGGCCAGACAAGTACGCGCCCTCTCCAACCGTCGAGACATCACAACTAACAAACCCACCTCGcagctccctcttcctcgtcctcgagtTCGTCGAGCACGACCTCAAGAGCATCCTCGAAGACATGCCCGAGCccttcctctcctccgaGGTCAagcgcctcctcctccagctcaccTCGGGCATCGCCTACCTCCACGACAACTGGATCCTCCACCGCGATCTCAAGACGTCtaacctcctcctcaacaaccgGGGCCAGCTCAGGATCGCCGACTTTGGCATGGCCCGCTACGTCGGCGACCCCCCTCCCAAGCTCACCCAACTCGTCGTCACCCTCTGGTACCGCGCCCcggagctcctcctcggtgccaAATCTTACGGCGCCGCCGTCGACATGTGGAGTGTCGGGTGCATCTTTGGCGAGCTTCTCACCCGTGAGCCCCTTCTCCAAGGCAAAAACGAAGTCGACCAGGTCTCGCGCATCTTTGAGCTCTGCGGTGTTCCCACAGACGAATCCTGGCCGGGCTTCCGTCGCCTGCCAAACGCCCGAACCCTCCGCCTCCCCAAGACCGCTGCCGCATCCGGCTCTGTCGTCCGCGCCCGCTTCCCTGGCCTCACCTCGGCCGGCGCCGGTCTACTAGCCGACCTCCTATCACTAGACCCGGGCCGCAGGCCGACGGCGCGTGAGATGCTCCAGCACGAGTACTTCCGTCAAGACCCGAAGCCCAAGCCCGAGAGCATGTTCCCCACGTTCCCAAGCAAGGCCGGCCAGGAGCGGCGCCGGCGACAGGAGCCACATGCGCCTGTGCGCGGCCAGGCTGCGTCTTTGGGCGATGTCGACTTTACCGGCATTTTCCAGGGGCGGGATcgggaagagagaggagcTGGATTTCAGCTGCGGATGGTGTAA
- a CDS encoding Protein arginine methyltransferase NDUFAF7, whose product MMRPLSARPLARLGGSRWVQRPGFGAARSFSSSVRRFQSEGEVERKWSTPLAKQLFEAISTTGPVPLASYMRMCLTGDLGGYYTGAIGEGRDQFGAKGDFVTSPEISQIFGELIGIWFLAEWISQGRPKQGVQLIEVGPGRGTLMDDMLRTIQRFPAMSNSIDAIYMVEASRELRDAQKQLLCGPDASSSESKAGFHSPSKYNGKQIVWTDTIKSIPIEPDKTPFIIAHEFFDALPIHSFQSAPAPPPQSKPSASPQPQQPSHDTKPTMEWREMMVSPTPPGATHADLGTPKSEQHEPPPEFQLILSSGTTRHSRFLPESSPRYRKLKNVPDSIIEVCPDASIYATDFAARIGGSPQHPKTKPSGAALILDYGTSDTIPINSLRGIRQHRRVSPFSAPGLVDLSADVDFTAIAEVATLASEGVEVHGPINQGDFLELMGIRERAEMLTKAPGVDKETAGKIDGAWKRLVDKGPDGMGKLYKALAILPENDGRRRPVGFGGDVNA is encoded by the exons atgatgagaccACTCAGCGCTCGACCGCTTGCGAGGCTCGGTGGAAGTCGTTGGGTACAGAGGCCTGGCTTTGGAGCTGCTAGGAGCTTCTCATCGAGTGTTCGACGGTTTCAAAGcgagggtgaggttgagagGAAGTGGTCTACACCTCTGGCCAAGCAGCTCTTTGAGGCCATCTCT ACAACCGGCCCTGTTCCTTTGGCGAGCTACATGCGCATGTGCTTGACGGGCGATCTTGGAGGCTACTACACCGGAGCCATTGGCGAGGGACGGGATCAGTTTGGAGCAAAGGGCGACTTTGTGACATCACCAGAGATATCCCAGATCTTTGGAGAACTCATTGGTATCTGGTTTCTCGCTGAATGGATCAGCCAAGGTCGACCTAAGCAGGGCGTGCAGCTCATCGAGGTTGGGCCCGGCCGAGGTACTCTGATGGACGACATGCTTCGG ACGATCCAGAGGTTCCCTGCAATGTCTAACAGTATTGACGCCATCTACATGGTCGAGGCGAGCCGCGAGTTGAGGGACGCCCAGAAGCAGCTTCTCTGCGGTCCGGAtgcttcatcatcagagtCCAAGGCTGGCTTCCATAGCCCGAGCAAGTATAACGGGAAACAGATTGTCTGGACTGACACCATCAAATCCATTCCCATCG AACCCGACAAGACgcccttcatcatcgcccacGAGTTCTTTGACGCTCTCCCCATCCACAGCTTCCAGTCAGCTCCAGCCCCTCCACCACAAAGCAAGCCTTCCGcctctcctcaaccacaGCAGCCGTCACACGACACCAAGCCCACCATGGAGTGGCGCGAGATGATGGTATCGCCAACTCCCCCCGGTGCAACCCACGCCGACCTCGGCACGCCCAAGTCGGAGCAGCATGAGCCTCCCCCCGAGTTCCAGCTCATCCTATCCTCAGGAACCACGCGGCACTCGCGCTTCCTCCCCGAATCGTCGCCCCGGTACCGAAAGCTCAAGAACGTCCCGGACTCGATCATCGAGGTTTGTCCAGATGCCTCCATCTACGCCACCGACTTTGCCGCTCGCATCGGCGGCTCTCCCCAGCATCCCAAGACCAAGCCTAGCGGTGCGGCTCTCATCCTTGACTACGGCACCTCTGACACCATCCCCATCAACTCCCTCCGCGGCATCCGCCAGCACCGCCGCGTGAGCCCCTTTTCCGCCCCGGGTCTCGTCGACCTGAGCGCCGACGTCGACTTTACTGCCATTGCCGAGGTGGCCACCTTGGCGAGCGAGGGCGTTGAGGTCCACGGTCCCATCAACCAGGGAGATTTCCTTGAGTTGATGGGCATTCGTGAGCGCGCCGAGATGTTGACCAAGGCCCCTGGCGTCGACAAGGAGACTGCTGGCAAGATCGATGGAGCGTGGAAGAGACTTGTTGACAAGGGGCCTGATGGTATGGGCAAGCTCTACAAGGCTCTGGCTATTCTACCAGAGAACGATGGACGAAGACGACCTGTTGGATTTGGAGGTGATGTCAATGCTTAG
- a CDS encoding Peptidyl-prolyl cis-trans isomerase-like 2 has product MGKGTDKLYITHSEWSSSDAFSASVGAGASSRNQHSNASFRRLPFNFCAASLQPFKNPVCTPDGTIFDVEVISAWLDKHPNQNPVNGEPLQKKDLIRLNFARNSESDSLGAGLSDGKGDLIDPVTYKVFTDNTHIVAIRHGTSANVFAWDTVERMNIKAKMWVDLVSDEEFTRADIITLQDPQNAASRNLDQFKYLKDGHEAQLTKDQEEERKAGNINSNALGSMGDKVLRAKAAVDKARKAREQGGDVNRSSTALSKPAVGTTTVVRQNMIKDKKLAANSAAYTTGKAAASFTSTGLTPETSGERALLTDEEYMLKPKRVKTTGYARIETNLGDLTIELYPEFAPKAVWNFIRLSQTGFYKGVAFHRNIPNFMIQGGDPSGTGRGGQSIWNKYFDDEFEGPHTHNARGTISMANKGKNTNSSQFFITYKPTPHLDRKHTVFGRVVANLDVLSKMEDVPTDGSNRPLNKIVIKDIVVFHDPFAEFQTQKKEQERQTKEQEEIRLRGGTDDDKTTWTGKRIRNDGTIESAGAKESVGKYLQAAVQQNTSTANEADLDDFDTWEEPARKKMKGRGFGNFDNW; this is encoded by the exons ATGGGTAAAGGAACAGACAAGCTTTAT ATCACCCATTCAGAATGGTCTTCTTCTGACGCCTTCTCCGCCAGCGTCGGCGCTGGAGCTTCCTCTCGCAACCAACACAGCAACGCCTCCTTCCGTCGCCTCCCCTTCAACTTTTGCGCCGCCAGTCTTCAACCCTTCAAGAACCCCGTATGCACACCCGACGGCACCATCTTCGATGTTGAGGTCATCAGTGCTTGGCTCGACAAGCACCCTAACCAGAACCCCGTCAACGGCGAGCCCCTACAGAAGAAGGACCTGATCCGTCTCAACTTTGCTCGAAACTCAGAGTCAGACTCTCTTGGAGCTGGTCTCAGCGATGGAAAGGGCGACCTGATCGACCCCGTCACATACAAAGTCTTTACCGACAACACACACATCGTCGCGATCCGCCATGGCACCTCCGCCAACGTCTTTGCTTGGGATACGGTCGAGCGCATGaatatcaaggccaagatgtggGTTGACCTTGTGAGCGACGAGGAGTTTACACGCGCCGACATTATTACCCTCCAAGACCCTCAGAACGCGGCCAGTCGCAACTTGGATCAGTTCAAGTACCTGAAGGACGGCCACGAGGCGCAACTCAccaaggatcaagaggaggagcgaAAGGCCGGAAACATCAACTCCAACGCACTGGGAAGCATGGGCGACAAGGTCTTGCGCGCAAAGGCGGCGGTGGACAAGGCGCGCAAGGCCCGAGAGCAAGGTGGCGACGTCAACCGCAGCTCAACAGCTCTGTCTAAGCCCGCTGTTGGTACCACCACCGTGGTCAGGCAGAATatgatcaaggacaagaagttGGCAGCCAACTCGGCTGCTTACACCACAGGAAAGGCCGCCGCCAGCTTCACGAGCACAGGGCTAACGCCTGAAACGAGTGGCGAGAGGGCTCTCCTCACGGATGAAGAGTACATGCTCAAGCCGAAGCGCGTCAAGACGACAGGTTATGCCAGAATAGAAACCAACCTGGGTGACCTCACCATTGAGCTGTACCCAGAGTTTGCGCCCAAGGCTGTGTGGAACTTTATCAGGTTGTCGCAGACGGGCTTTTACAAGGGCGTGGCCTTTCATCGAAACATTCCCAACTTTATGATTCAGGGCGGCGATCCGTCAGGGAcaggtcgaggagggcaaaGTATCTGGAACAAGTACTTTGACGATGAGTTTGAGGGTCCCCATACTCACAACGCTCGAGGAACAA TCTCAATGGCTAACAAGGGCAAAAACACAAACTCGAGCCAGTTTTTCATCACATACAAGCCGACACCTCATCTAGACCGCAAACACACCGTCTTTGGCCGCGTGGTCGCCAATCTCGATGTCCtctccaagatggaggatgttCCTACCGATGGTTCTAATCGACCACTCAACAAGATCGTCATCAAGGACATTGTCGTCTTTCACGACCCATTCGCCGAGTTTCAAACGCAAAAGAAGGAGCAGGAACGCCAGACCAAGGAACAGGAGGAGATCCGCCTAAGGGGTGGCACTGACGATGATAAGACGACCTGGACCGGCAAGCGGATACGGAACGATGGAACTATCGAGTCTGCCGGCGCCAAAGAGAGTGTTGGAAAGTATCTCCAGGCCGCGGTACAGCAAAACACATCAACAGCAAACGAGGCAGACCTGGACGATTTTGATACATGGGAGGAGCCTGCACGCAAAAAGATGAAGGGGAGAGGCTTCGGAAACTTTGACAACTGGTAA
- a CDS encoding Zn(2)-C6 fungal-type domain-containing protein, which translates to MRILSIKCDQKEPSCGQCEKRNQACPGYRNLVDLMFRDESSHVINKAAKTRSRPVAGKKTQPTAQSQTSTSPIPLSSTGPMSSSTKSLSKSSPVFVSESGSLSGPVSASKAPAKRSRKSTARCRAPVLSALTNNPSPSASESSTESLDDGNGLSSDQALLGDALSCELQEQGTAFFFSRYVTADYGWSQNYAFMYDVWKPPDSNQAQVDPVTVSMTAVGLVGLSQVTGCSETRTRAQQSYAIALKLTHDALRDPVEAVKDTTMLAVLILGTYEFISGYSPHTMRAWQDHVSGAAALARMRGPGQFQTKAGVRMFLMLCHTVLISCIQSGLPMPQTLIDLRREIPPAYQSGGPAWLVAEPIYRALQVRYGIKTGKLATLDEIVDAVSSADEGLASIFSDLPEPWKYHHVQLTQPDARVLGETCHVYQGLIESTTWNVARGIRILLAETMIEQLCLAIGEDDLHALSDCHRRSLAKSITLLDMLGKAIVASVPQHLGVVSIRDVQNLGGEGYAVAVPAKKQICRGLLAPLTHEARARSRSEPTTGTTGCLPLFDPTRSKTQSDNAERFMSLAGANHTIVWPLYVVGMSSACTPETRQYTIDRLQVIHKETGLEQARVVAGLLQEKIAPPTLSTALLDELPVVEIGALPAMV; encoded by the coding sequence ATGAGAATTCTCTCTATCAAGTGTGACCAGAAAGAACCCTCCTGTGGGCAATGTGAGAAGCGAAATCAGGCCTGCCCGGGCTACCGCAACCTCGTCGACCTCATGTTCCGAGATGAGAGCTCTCATGTTATCaacaaggccgccaagacACGTTCTCGACCCGTTGCTGGGAAAAAGACACAGCCCACCGCCCAAAGTCAAACGTCGACATCTCCGATACCCCTGTCCTCCACAGGGCCCAtgtcctcctccaccaaATCCTTGTCCAAGTCATCCCCAGTTTTCGTGTCCGAATCAGGTTCCCTGTCCGGCCCTGTGTCCGCTTCTAAAGCTCCGGCAAAGCGATCCCGGAAATCTACCGCTAGGTGTCGGGCTCCGGTCCTCTCAGCCCTGACAAACAATCCTAGTCCATCAGCCTCCGAGTCTTCAACTGAGAGTCTagatgatggcaatggccTTTCTTCGGATCAAGCCCTCTTGGGTGACGCTTTGTCCTGTGAGCTTCAGGAACAGGGAactgccttcttcttttctcgcTACGTGACGGCGGATTATGGATGGTCTCAGAATTATGCCTTCATGTACGACGTATGGAAGCCCCCAGACTCGAACCAAGCTCAAGTCGATCCAGTGACTGTCAGCATGACAGCTGTTGGTCTCGTAGGGCTATCTCAAGTCACTGGTTGTTCCGAGACAAGGACCCGAGCTCAGCAGAGCTATGCCATTGCCCTCAAGCTAACTCACGACGCCCTTCGCGACCCGGTTGAGGCGGTAAAAGACACTACTATGCTGGCTGTCTTGATCCTCGGCACCTATGAGTTCATCTCTGGATATAGCCCGCACACGATGCGAGCATGGCAGGATCATGTAAGTGGTGCTGCAGCCCTGGCACGCATGAGAGGCCCTGGGCAGTTTCAAACCAAAGCAGGTGTTCGTATGTTCCTCATGCTCTGCCATACTGTCCTCATCAGTTGCATTCAGAGTGGTCTTCCAATGCCGCAGACTTTGATAGACCTCCGGCGAGAGATCCCCCCTGCATATCAGTCCGGGGGTCCGGCGTGGCTGGTCGCAGAACCCATCTACAGGGCACTGCAGGTTCGGTACGGCATCAAGACGGGCAAGCTCGCAACTCTAGACGAGATTGTGGACGCAGTATCTAGCGCCGATGAGGGGCTCGCTTCCATTTTCTCTGATCTACCAGAACCGTGGAAGTACCATCATGTCCAGCTGACGCAACCGGATGCCCGAGTCCTCGGAGAGACATGCCATGTCTATCAGGGACTTATTGAATCTACCACATGGAACGTTGCCCGGGGTATACGGATACTTCTGGCCGAAACCATGATCGAGCAGCTCTGCTTAGCCATCGGAGAAGATGATTTACACGCTCTCTCAGATTGCCATCGCAGATCGCTTGCCAAATCGATCACACTGCTGGACATGCTTGGAAAGGCGATTGTAGCCAGCGttcctcaacatctcggCGTTGTTAGCATTCGGGATGTGCAGAATCTTGGGGGAGAAGGGTATGCGGTGGCAGTTCCTGCGAAAAAGCAGATTTGCCGTGGTCTACTTGCCCCCCTTACCCATGAAGCGCGAGCCAGGTCCAGATCAGAGCCGACGACCGGCACTACTGGGTGTCTACCACTTTTCGATCCGACGCGGTCCAAAACTCAGAGCGATAATGCAGAGCGTTTCATGAGCCTCGCAGGGGCCAACCACACTATTGTCTGGCCCCTGTACGTCGTTGGCATGTCGTCGGCCTGTACCCCTGAGACGAGACAGTACACCATCGATAGGCTGCAAGTCATCCACAAGGAGACCGGCCTTGAACAGGCACGAGTCGTCGCAGGACTGTTACAGGAGAAGATTGCGCCACCTACGCTCAGCACGGCGCTGTTGGATGAGCTTCCAGTTGTCGAAATCGGAGCTCTACCTGCCATGGTTTGA